The Nitrogeniibacter aestuarii genome has a window encoding:
- the cca gene encoding multifunctional CCA tRNA nucleotidyl transferase/2'3'-cyclic phosphodiesterase/2'nucleotidase/phosphatase (catalyzes the addition and repair of the essential 3'-terminal CCA sequence in tRNAs without using a nucleic acid template; phosphohydrolase activities include hydrolysis of pyrophosphate, 5'-nucleoside tri- and diphosphates, NADP, and 2'-AMP with the production of Pi, metal-dependent phosphodiesterase activity for 2',3'-cAMP, 2',3'-cGMP, and 2',3'-cCMP, and hydrolysis 2',3'-cyclic substrates with the formation of 2'-nucleotides and 3'-nucleotides; these phosphohydrolase activities are probably involved in the repair of the tRNA 3'-CCA terminus degraded by intracellular RNases): MDIYIVGGAVRDALLGLPVKDRDFVVVGATPELMLEKGYTPVGKDFPVFLHPETHEEYALARTERKSGHGYTGFTVHASPDVTLEEDLLRRDLTINAMAQADDGTLIDPYHGQADLVARRFRHVSPAFAEDPVRILRVARFAARFEGFTVAPETLTLMQSMVEAGEVDHLVPERVWQEISRGLLEESPMRMFEVLEACGALARCLPEVHARLRHDADGLARSLECAVRHGLPLAERWALLFGDQEEAAEAASARIRVPQACRDLAVLLARLGRDLASASTAQARLEVMSRTDAFRRPERLTGVMSAAACRLELPVFDRDAWRAALAAARGVDGGAVAKQAGKASDIPAAIQAARLKAIESVS; encoded by the coding sequence ATGGATATCTACATTGTCGGCGGCGCCGTGCGCGACGCCCTGCTCGGCCTGCCGGTCAAGGACCGGGATTTCGTGGTCGTCGGCGCCACGCCCGAGCTGATGCTCGAAAAAGGCTATACACCGGTTGGCAAGGACTTCCCGGTCTTTCTGCATCCGGAGACGCACGAGGAGTACGCGCTGGCGCGCACCGAGCGAAAGTCGGGGCACGGCTATACCGGTTTCACCGTGCACGCGTCGCCTGACGTCACCCTCGAAGAAGACCTGCTGCGTCGCGACCTGACCATCAACGCCATGGCGCAGGCCGATGACGGCACGCTGATCGACCCCTACCACGGCCAGGCGGATCTGGTCGCACGACGTTTTCGTCATGTGAGTCCGGCGTTTGCCGAGGATCCGGTGCGGATTCTGCGCGTCGCCCGTTTTGCCGCCCGCTTCGAGGGCTTCACCGTGGCCCCCGAAACCCTGACCCTGATGCAATCCATGGTCGAGGCTGGCGAAGTGGATCATCTGGTGCCCGAGCGCGTCTGGCAGGAGATCTCGCGCGGCCTGCTCGAAGAATCGCCCATGCGCATGTTCGAGGTGCTTGAGGCCTGTGGTGCCCTGGCCCGCTGCCTGCCCGAGGTGCACGCACGACTGAGGCACGATGCCGATGGCCTGGCGCGCTCGCTCGAATGCGCGGTTCGCCACGGTTTGCCGCTGGCCGAGCGCTGGGCCCTGCTGTTTGGCGATCAGGAAGAAGCGGCCGAGGCGGCCAGTGCGCGCATTCGCGTGCCACAGGCCTGTCGGGATCTTGCCGTCCTGCTGGCCAGGCTGGGTCGTGATCTTGCGAGCGCCTCTACGGCGCAGGCGCGGCTCGAGGTCATGAGTCGGACGGACGCTTTTCGCCGCCCCGAGCGGCTCACGGGCGTCATGTCCGCCGCGGCCTGCCGTCTTGAGTTGCCGGTCTTCGATCGTGACGCCTGGCGCGCCGCGCTGGCGGCGGCGCGTGGCGTTGATGGCGGTGCGGTGGCCAAACAGGCCGGCAAAGCCTCCGACATTCCGGCCGCCATTCAGGCGGCCCGCCTGAAGGCCATCGAGTCGGTGAGTTGA
- a CDS encoding transglycosylase domain-containing protein — MIRSFYSLLVGALVSITVALPSAHAVTTPDFATVRSEYTTTEGRLVDRAGEPLSERRVVFEGRRLEWVPLDQLSPAVLEALLEAEDRRFYEHDGVDWRAFAAAAVQNLWFEHARGASTLTMQLAGMLDPALRLGASGGRRRTLEQKFDQALAAQELDAHWSKAEILEAYLNLVPFRGELIGVHATAWGLFGKAPRALDRAEAALLVALLRAPNASTSKVSWRACQLLRRIGSADQCERATALAAGFDTVSLEPRWQDAPQLARRLVHRPGEVVHTVLDAQWQRSMRDALDAAAPGRGAVVVLDNASGAVLADVGGVAAAHDDATVVRRTLGPLIRPALTALALDSGGVTAATLFAGDAGSPAHSLRWWLMQGRWPVALATQGEAARRDLVLELLRARGQGLKTWQEARLNLAELAAWYRMLAVDGLWRAPFWQAEDQGAAIPVCTPKAAFIAVDMFGDLWSAEVEPGQSAWAVGGNARVTIAVWLSMGPTARIEARSWLETQLQSLGAWPPERVVPTGVVQGLVRFDPPVEPDRLEWFLRGTTLSVAETPRIPARILAPGSRAVIRRGDLKGGLLELVADRQDDRLRWWINGQLVGYGGRAAWRPDAGLQTIELRDDTGRVIARHSVAVSADVAVP; from the coding sequence ATGATCCGGTCGTTTTACTCCCTGCTGGTGGGCGCCCTCGTGTCGATCACGGTGGCCCTGCCTTCTGCGCACGCGGTGACAACACCGGATTTCGCCACCGTTCGTTCGGAATACACCACCACGGAAGGTCGCCTCGTCGATCGGGCGGGCGAGCCGCTCTCGGAGCGGCGCGTGGTGTTCGAGGGGCGGCGCCTGGAATGGGTGCCGCTGGACCAGCTTTCACCCGCAGTGCTCGAAGCGCTGCTCGAGGCGGAAGATCGCCGCTTTTATGAGCACGATGGCGTCGATTGGCGTGCATTTGCCGCGGCTGCCGTGCAGAACCTCTGGTTCGAGCATGCCCGGGGTGCCTCGACCCTGACGATGCAGCTGGCCGGCATGCTCGACCCGGCCCTGCGCCTCGGTGCCAGCGGGGGGCGCCGTCGCACCCTCGAACAGAAATTCGACCAGGCCCTTGCGGCGCAGGAACTCGACGCTCACTGGAGCAAGGCCGAAATTCTCGAGGCCTATCTCAATCTCGTGCCTTTTCGTGGTGAGCTGATTGGGGTCCATGCCACGGCCTGGGGCTTGTTCGGCAAAGCCCCGCGCGCGCTTGATCGAGCCGAAGCCGCGCTGCTTGTGGCCTTGCTGCGTGCGCCCAATGCCTCTACGTCGAAAGTGAGCTGGCGAGCCTGCCAGCTCTTGCGGCGCATTGGCAGCGCTGATCAGTGTGAGCGCGCCACGGCGCTTGCGGCCGGTTTTGACACCGTAAGCCTTGAGCCGCGCTGGCAGGACGCGCCACAGCTGGCCCGGCGGCTGGTGCATCGGCCGGGCGAGGTGGTTCACACCGTGCTCGATGCCCAGTGGCAGCGCTCGATGCGGGATGCACTCGACGCCGCGGCCCCGGGGCGCGGGGCCGTGGTCGTGCTCGACAATGCCTCGGGTGCGGTGCTGGCCGATGTCGGCGGTGTTGCCGCGGCGCATGACGACGCCACCGTCGTCCGCAGAACGCTGGGCCCCTTGATCCGTCCCGCACTGACGGCCTTGGCTCTCGACAGTGGCGGTGTCACCGCGGCGACCTTGTTTGCCGGCGATGCGGGTTCGCCAGCGCACAGTCTTCGATGGTGGTTGATGCAGGGGCGCTGGCCGGTGGCCTTGGCGACGCAAGGTGAGGCGGCACGGCGTGATCTGGTGCTGGAGCTGCTGCGAGCGCGCGGCCAGGGGCTGAAGACCTGGCAGGAGGCCCGCCTGAATCTCGCCGAGCTTGCCGCCTGGTACCGCATGCTGGCGGTTGATGGCCTCTGGCGCGCGCCGTTCTGGCAAGCGGAGGATCAGGGCGCGGCCATACCGGTGTGTACGCCGAAGGCGGCCTTCATTGCCGTGGATATGTTCGGTGACCTGTGGTCGGCCGAAGTGGAACCCGGTCAGTCGGCCTGGGCAGTCGGGGGCAATGCCCGGGTGACGATTGCCGTCTGGCTGTCGATGGGCCCGACGGCGCGTATCGAAGCGCGCAGCTGGCTTGAAACCCAGTTGCAGTCCCTGGGGGCATGGCCGCCTGAGCGGGTGGTGCCCACCGGGGTGGTCCAGGGGCTGGTGCGTTTCGATCCGCCGGTCGAGCCTGATCGACTCGAGTGGTTCCTGCGTGGCACGACGCTGAGCGTGGCCGAGACGCCACGCATTCCGGCGCGCATTCTGGCCCCCGGGTCGCGGGCTGTCATCCGTCGTGGCGACCTGAAAGGTGGGCTGCTTGAACTGGTGGCGGACCGCCAGGACGATCGGTTGCGTTGGTGGATCAACGGGCAATTGGTGGGGTACGGGGGACGGGCCGCATGGCGCCCCGACGCCGGTTTGCAGACCATCGAGTTGCGCGATGATACGGGGCGCGTGATCGCCAGACACTCGGTCGCCGTCAGTGCGGACGTCGCGGTGCCCTGA
- a CDS encoding DUF2905 domain-containing protein, translating into MLLKWLISVVIVVALLGGLQPLLARYLPLGRLPGDIVIHRRGRPILLPFTTTVLLSLVAWLILRML; encoded by the coding sequence ATGCTGCTCAAATGGCTGATCTCCGTCGTGATCGTTGTCGCCCTGCTCGGTGGATTGCAACCGCTGCTGGCGCGCTACCTGCCGTTGGGTCGCCTGCCCGGGGATATCGTGATTCACCGACGCGGGCGCCCCATCCTGCTCCCGTTCACCACCACCGTGCTGCTGTCCCTGGTTGCCTGGCTGATCCTGCGAATGCTCTGA
- a CDS encoding alpha/beta hydrolase, giving the protein MNRNRFGELEIIVRSPAGEANPTPLLFVHGAYTAAWCWEEHFLPWFAKAGYESYAVSLSGHGKSRDRNMLDGYSIDDYVNDLGEAVQALPAPPVLIGHSMGGFVVQKYLEQHDVPGVVLMASVPPQGLWSSALGLMFKKPTLLQDLNRMLGGVTPSVASVREALFSQPIDDARLLEFARKSQPESHRAIWDMTLFNLPQVSRMVEVPMLVLGAGEDHLIPPTLVHRTAQTYGVSEQIFEEMGHAMMLEQDWEAVAVRIEHWLRQEIAA; this is encoded by the coding sequence ATGAATCGTAATCGTTTTGGCGAACTGGAAATCATCGTCAGGTCGCCTGCGGGTGAAGCAAACCCGACGCCCTTGTTGTTCGTCCATGGGGCCTATACGGCGGCCTGGTGCTGGGAGGAGCATTTCCTGCCGTGGTTTGCCAAGGCGGGTTACGAGAGCTATGCGGTGTCGCTCTCGGGGCATGGCAAGAGCCGTGATCGCAACATGCTGGACGGCTACAGCATCGATGACTACGTGAACGATCTGGGCGAGGCCGTTCAGGCGCTGCCGGCACCGCCGGTGCTGATCGGCCACTCCATGGGCGGTTTCGTGGTTCAGAAGTACCTCGAGCAGCACGACGTTCCGGGGGTGGTGCTGATGGCGTCTGTTCCGCCCCAGGGGCTCTGGTCGTCCGCGCTGGGGCTGATGTTCAAGAAACCGACCCTGTTGCAGGATCTCAACCGCATGCTCGGCGGCGTGACACCCAGTGTCGCCAGTGTGCGTGAGGCCTTGTTCAGCCAGCCGATCGATGACGCGCGCCTGCTTGAATTTGCCCGCAAGTCTCAGCCGGAATCGCATCGCGCGATCTGGGATATGACGCTGTTCAATCTGCCGCAGGTGTCGCGGATGGTGGAGGTGCCGATGCTGGTGCTGGGGGCGGGCGAGGATCATCTGATTCCGCCAACGCTGGTGCACCGAACGGCGCAGACCTACGGGGTCAGTGAGCAGATATTCGAGGAGATGGGCCACGCGATGATGCTCGAGCAGGACTGGGAAGCGGTCGCAGTTCGCATCGAGCACTGGCTCAGACAGGAAATCGCGGCATGA
- a CDS encoding class I SAM-dependent methyltransferase — MKLPEPSIDARAQSDALLARLSERIRDSGGWISFADYMHTALYTPGLGYYSGGAQKFGAEGDFITSPELTPLFGQALSAQIAEIMSQSAPTVLEVGAGTGHLAADLLLTLDELGCLPQAYQILEVSGELRARQADTLRARAPSLAERVQWIDTLPDTFSGVVVANEVLDVMPVHLLVWRDGGLFERGVSLDDDDHLAWADEPASNALQQAAATLGAPMPQDGEYVSELNLAGEAWMRDWGARLTSGALIMIDYGYPRAEYYLPSRSNGTLLCYYRHQAHPDPFKWPGLNDITAFVDFTAMAEAAHAGGLDIYGYANQASFLFNCGILERLALRGDEREPAYIRAARAVQRLTTPQEMGELFKVMVAGKGLRTPLLGFRRGDRLHTL; from the coding sequence ATGAAACTGCCCGAACCCTCTATCGACGCCCGCGCGCAAAGTGATGCCCTTCTGGCGCGCCTGAGCGAGCGCATCCGTGATTCGGGCGGGTGGATCAGTTTCGCCGACTACATGCACACCGCGCTCTACACGCCGGGCCTTGGCTATTACAGCGGCGGAGCGCAGAAGTTCGGGGCGGAGGGCGATTTCATCACCTCTCCGGAGTTGACGCCGCTGTTCGGTCAGGCACTGTCCGCGCAGATTGCCGAAATCATGTCGCAGAGCGCACCCACGGTTCTGGAGGTCGGTGCCGGCACGGGCCATCTGGCGGCCGATCTGTTGCTGACGCTCGACGAGCTGGGCTGCCTGCCGCAGGCATACCAGATTCTTGAAGTGTCAGGTGAATTGCGGGCGCGGCAGGCCGACACGCTCCGCGCCCGGGCGCCGTCACTGGCTGAACGCGTTCAGTGGATCGACACGCTGCCCGATACCTTCAGCGGTGTCGTGGTAGCCAACGAGGTGCTCGATGTGATGCCGGTGCACCTGCTGGTGTGGCGCGATGGCGGCCTGTTCGAGCGCGGGGTGAGTCTTGATGACGACGACCATCTCGCCTGGGCGGATGAACCCGCCAGCAACGCCTTGCAGCAGGCAGCGGCCACGTTGGGCGCGCCGATGCCGCAGGACGGGGAGTACGTGAGCGAACTGAATCTTGCTGGCGAAGCATGGATGCGCGACTGGGGCGCACGCCTGACCTCGGGCGCCCTGATCATGATCGATTACGGTTACCCCCGCGCCGAGTACTACCTGCCCAGCCGGAGCAATGGCACCTTACTGTGCTACTACCGTCACCAGGCCCACCCCGATCCGTTCAAATGGCCTGGCCTGAACGACATCACGGCCTTTGTCGATTTCACCGCCATGGCCGAGGCCGCGCATGCCGGCGGTCTGGACATCTACGGCTACGCCAATCAGGCGAGCTTTCTGTTCAACTGTGGCATTCTCGAGCGCCTGGCCCTTCGGGGAGACGAGCGCGAGCCGGCCTACATCCGCGCGGCCCGGGCCGTGCAGCGGCTGACCACGCCGCAGGAGATGGGCGAGTTGTTCAAGGTGATGGTGGCGGGGAAAGGTCTGCGAACGCCTCTGCTCGGCTTTCGCCGAGGAGATCGACTGCATACCCTGTGA
- a CDS encoding pteridine reductase has product MASETAQGKVVLVTGGARRVGACIARALHHAGARLALHCRHSVVEAQALANEFNAMRPDSAAVFQADLLDVSAMPGLISRVAAHYGRLDALVNNASSFFPTPVGKTDLAAWDDLMGSNLRAPYFLMQAASDALAESGGAVVNIVDIHAERPLPGYPVYSAAKAGLLGLTRAMAIELSPRVRVNGVAPGAVMWPEDDQFPGAERVAIIDHTLLKRAGRPDDIAGAVRFLLLDAPYVTGQILAVDGGRSAHL; this is encoded by the coding sequence ATGGCGAGCGAAACGGCTCAGGGTAAAGTCGTGCTGGTGACCGGAGGCGCCCGGCGGGTCGGGGCCTGTATCGCCCGGGCCTTGCACCACGCAGGCGCCCGGCTCGCCTTGCACTGCCGCCATTCGGTGGTCGAGGCGCAGGCACTGGCCAACGAATTCAACGCGATGCGCCCCGACTCAGCGGCCGTGTTTCAGGCCGACCTGCTCGATGTGTCGGCGATGCCGGGTTTGATCAGTCGCGTCGCTGCCCACTATGGTCGCCTCGACGCCCTGGTGAACAACGCCTCCAGCTTCTTCCCCACACCTGTCGGCAAGACCGATCTGGCCGCCTGGGACGACCTGATGGGATCCAATCTGAGAGCCCCCTATTTCCTCATGCAGGCCGCCAGCGATGCCTTGGCCGAATCGGGTGGCGCGGTGGTCAATATCGTGGATATCCACGCGGAACGACCGTTGCCGGGCTATCCGGTCTACAGTGCGGCCAAGGCCGGTCTGCTGGGCCTGACCCGCGCCATGGCCATCGAGCTCTCACCCCGGGTCCGTGTCAACGGGGTAGCCCCGGGGGCCGTGATGTGGCCCGAGGATGATCAGTTTCCCGGTGCCGAACGGGTCGCCATCATCGATCACACCTTGCTCAAACGTGCCGGCCGCCCCGACGATATCGCCGGTGCGGTTCGTTTTCTGCTGCTCGATGCGCCCTATGTGACCGGACAGATCCTTGCCGTGGACGGGGGAAGAAGCGCCCACCTGTGA
- the ttcA gene encoding tRNA 2-thiocytidine(32) synthetase TtcA encodes MEAVQPVTEGRFSNTFLRLKKKLERAVGTAITDFNMIEDGDTVMVCISGGKDSYSLLSILLALRERAPVNFRLIAMNLDQKQPGFPDDVLPAYFESIGVEYRIVTEDTYSIVKEKIPEGKTTCSLCSRLRRGIIYRTAKDLGATKIALGHHRDDMIETLFLNMFFGGRIKAMPPKLVSDDGEHVVIRPLAYCAEAEIERFARGMQYPIIPCNLCGSQENAQRRQIKLMLRDWAEKFPGRIESISTAMQHVIPSHLADKSLFDFVGLTRNDEVAEGDTVFDPPELPSPTLAQPIQLHVTRES; translated from the coding sequence ATCGAAGCCGTGCAGCCCGTCACCGAGGGCCGATTCTCCAACACCTTTCTGCGACTGAAGAAAAAGCTTGAGCGCGCAGTAGGTACCGCCATCACCGATTTCAACATGATTGAAGACGGCGATACGGTCATGGTGTGCATCTCCGGTGGCAAGGACTCGTATTCGTTGCTGTCCATTCTGCTGGCCTTGCGCGAACGGGCGCCGGTCAACTTCCGCCTGATCGCAATGAACCTCGATCAGAAACAACCGGGATTCCCCGACGATGTGCTGCCCGCCTACTTCGAATCGATTGGCGTTGAGTACCGCATTGTGACGGAAGACACCTATTCGATCGTCAAGGAAAAAATACCAGAGGGGAAAACCACCTGTTCGTTATGCTCCCGACTGCGGCGCGGCATCATATACCGCACTGCAAAGGATCTGGGCGCGACCAAGATTGCGCTCGGCCATCACCGGGATGACATGATCGAAACCCTTTTCCTCAACATGTTTTTTGGCGGGCGCATCAAGGCCATGCCGCCCAAGCTGGTGAGCGACGACGGCGAGCATGTGGTCATTCGTCCGCTGGCCTACTGTGCCGAAGCCGAGATCGAGCGCTTCGCGCGCGGTATGCAGTACCCCATCATTCCCTGCAATCTCTGTGGATCGCAGGAAAATGCCCAGCGCCGTCAGATCAAACTGATGTTGCGCGACTGGGCCGAGAAATTTCCCGGGCGGATCGAGTCGATCAGCACGGCGATGCAGCATGTGATCCCGTCGCATCTGGCGGACAAGTCCCTCTTCGATTTTGTCGGCTTGACCCGAAATGACGAAGTTGCCGAGGGCGATACGGTGTTCGACCCACCCGAGCTGCCATCACCAACGCTGGCGCAGCCGATTCAGTTGCACGTCACCCGGGAGTCCTGA
- a CDS encoding FHA domain-containing protein gives MTEQRNVCVMYAELVGGERLAALLSETEAGHAVERSMNRIERVVEGQGGVLLRRASDEICVAFERCDGAIISANEMVERVASLPPVRGVRLGIRIGMHYGAMEEETPPAGEALAVAMRLAGMAQSGQALISGATVLLLTAGTRQYIREGKEHGLSVEGFEWPVYALAGRAGMATSIPPAARVSQRLRVRHQDDTHMVEELRPILLMGREMGNDIVVIDPRTSRQHARIERRRDGFFLVDQSTNGTFVANEGGGEQCIRSGEVMLAGQGRIGCGFSANETEKDLVFYEII, from the coding sequence ATGACAGAACAACGTAACGTGTGCGTGATGTACGCCGAACTCGTCGGTGGGGAGCGTCTGGCTGCCCTGCTGAGCGAGACCGAAGCCGGACACGCGGTCGAGCGCAGCATGAACCGCATCGAGCGGGTGGTCGAAGGCCAAGGCGGTGTGCTGCTACGCCGGGCCAGTGATGAAATCTGCGTTGCATTCGAACGCTGTGACGGCGCGATCATCTCGGCCAACGAAATGGTCGAACGGGTCGCCAGTCTGCCGCCCGTGCGCGGGGTTCGCCTCGGGATCCGCATCGGCATGCACTACGGTGCCATGGAAGAGGAAACGCCCCCGGCGGGTGAAGCATTGGCGGTCGCCATGCGTCTGGCCGGCATGGCGCAGTCGGGGCAGGCGCTCATCAGTGGTGCGACGGTCCTGTTGCTCACGGCCGGTACGCGCCAGTACATCCGTGAGGGCAAGGAACACGGCCTGAGTGTCGAAGGCTTCGAATGGCCGGTCTATGCGCTGGCGGGTCGTGCCGGGATGGCGACATCCATTCCCCCGGCAGCGCGCGTATCCCAGCGTCTGCGCGTGCGACACCAGGACGACACGCACATGGTCGAGGAGCTGCGGCCGATTCTGCTGATGGGGCGCGAGATGGGGAATGATATCGTGGTGATCGATCCGCGAACCTCTCGTCAGCACGCCCGCATCGAGCGGCGGCGCGACGGGTTCTTCCTGGTGGATCAAAGCACCAACGGCACCTTCGTGGCAAACGAGGGCGGCGGCGAGCAGTGTATTCGCAGCGGCGAGGTCATGCTGGCCGGTCAGGGCCGGATTGGCTGTGGTTTTTCGGCCAATGAGACCGAGAAAGATCTGGTGTTCTACGAAATCATCTGA
- a CDS encoding PsiF family protein, translating into MRKIAHLLALVVALAPTSAVMANPQHERMRNCNKTAKEQALKGDERRAFMKTCLSGKHEKPASEPEAAVSNEPKKAS; encoded by the coding sequence ATGCGCAAGATCGCTCACCTGCTGGCCCTTGTGGTCGCCCTCGCCCCTACCTCCGCCGTCATGGCAAATCCGCAGCATGAACGCATGCGCAACTGCAACAAGACCGCCAAGGAACAAGCCCTGAAGGGTGATGAACGTCGTGCATTCATGAAAACCTGCCTGTCGGGCAAACACGAAAAACCGGCTTCAGAACCCGAAGCTGCCGTGAGCAACGAACCAAAAAAGGCTTCTTGA
- the hprK gene encoding HPr(Ser) kinase/phosphatase produces MRQTSVSRLFERVGERLELTHICGTLDRTLSVSEERVWPADLVGHLNLIHPERLQIVGMAEIAWARRQTANRLARYVEEILSARPPAMIVADGCEVPATFERKCAAADVALFRSPQPAASVVDQLRLYLSREMAERTALHGVFMDVLGLGVFITGDSGAGKSELALELISRGHGLVADDMVEFSRIAPTVLEGRCPELLKNYLEVRGIGILNIRTIFGETACRRKMRLKLVIYLQRRQPGEGDPTRLPIEQDTMEILGVAVPKMVIPVAAGRNIAVLLEAAVRTTILQLRGIDTTQEFIARQRALLLSDNPD; encoded by the coding sequence ATGCGCCAGACCAGCGTCAGCCGCCTCTTTGAGCGAGTTGGCGAACGCCTTGAGCTGACGCACATCTGCGGCACGCTCGACCGGACGCTGTCGGTCTCCGAAGAACGCGTCTGGCCCGCCGATCTCGTCGGGCACCTGAATCTGATTCACCCCGAGCGACTCCAGATCGTCGGCATGGCCGAAATTGCCTGGGCACGTCGCCAGACCGCGAATCGCCTTGCCCGCTATGTCGAGGAAATTCTGTCGGCCCGCCCGCCAGCCATGATCGTGGCTGACGGCTGCGAGGTGCCAGCGACCTTCGAGCGCAAATGTGCGGCGGCTGACGTGGCCCTCTTCCGCTCACCGCAGCCGGCGGCCAGTGTCGTGGATCAACTGCGACTCTATCTGTCTCGCGAAATGGCAGAACGTACGGCCCTCCATGGCGTGTTCATGGACGTGCTCGGCCTTGGCGTCTTCATCACGGGCGACTCGGGCGCCGGCAAATCCGAACTGGCGCTGGAGCTCATCTCGCGCGGCCACGGACTGGTTGCCGATGACATGGTCGAGTTCTCACGGATCGCGCCAACCGTGCTCGAAGGGCGTTGCCCCGAACTGCTCAAGAACTACCTGGAGGTTCGCGGGATCGGCATTCTTAACATCCGCACCATCTTTGGCGAAACGGCATGTCGTCGGAAAATGCGGCTCAAACTCGTGATCTACCTGCAACGGCGCCAGCCGGGCGAAGGCGATCCAACCCGCCTGCCCATCGAGCAGGACACCATGGAAATTCTCGGTGTCGCAGTACCGAAAATGGTGATTCCCGTGGCGGCCGGGCGTAACATCGCCGTGCTGCTTGAGGCCGCCGTACGCACCACCATTCTTCAACTGCGCGGCATCGATACCACTCAGGAATTCATTGCCCGTCAGCGCGCCCTGCTGCTGTCGGACAATCCCGATTGA
- the ptsN gene encoding PTS IIA-like nitrogen regulatory protein PtsN translates to MNLIASLLSSDNVLVDLEASSKKRVFEQAGLIFENNQDIGRSTVFDSLFARERLGSTGLGQGVAIPHGRIKGLKEATGAVIRLSTPIPFDAPDGKPVDLLFVLLVPEQATEQHLQLLSELAQLFSDSEFRDRVHHASDAAAVHALFTTWGAHAPDQRQPPL, encoded by the coding sequence ATGAACCTCATTGCCTCCCTCCTTTCCTCCGATAACGTCCTCGTTGACCTCGAAGCCAGCAGCAAGAAGCGCGTCTTCGAACAGGCAGGCCTGATTTTCGAAAACAATCAGGACATTGGCCGCAGTACGGTCTTCGACAGCCTCTTCGCACGCGAACGGCTCGGCTCTACCGGACTGGGTCAGGGCGTCGCCATCCCGCATGGTCGAATCAAGGGCCTCAAAGAGGCGACCGGAGCGGTCATCCGTCTGAGCACACCGATTCCCTTCGACGCCCCTGACGGCAAACCCGTGGATCTTCTGTTCGTGCTGCTGGTGCCCGAACAGGCCACCGAGCAACACCTTCAGTTGCTGTCAGAGCTCGCGCAGCTGTTCAGCGACAGCGAATTCCGCGATCGCGTCCATCATGCGTCGGATGCGGCTGCCGTACACGCCCTGTTCACCACATGGGGTGCCCATGCGCCAGACCAGCGTCAGCCGCCTCTTTGA
- the hpf gene encoding ribosome hibernation-promoting factor, HPF/YfiA family, whose product MNLNITGHHVEVTPAIREYVESKLDRVIRHFDNVTSVNVILSVEKLVQKAEVTLHVRGKDLFAESENEDMYAAIDAMTDKLDRQVLKYKQKVQGHSNEALKHQSIES is encoded by the coding sequence ATGAACCTCAATATCACCGGACACCATGTGGAAGTCACGCCCGCCATCCGCGAGTATGTGGAATCCAAGCTGGATCGTGTGATCCGACACTTCGACAACGTCACCAGCGTGAATGTCATCCTGTCGGTCGAGAAGCTGGTCCAGAAAGCTGAAGTGACCCTGCATGTGCGTGGCAAGGATCTGTTCGCCGAAAGCGAAAACGAAGACATGTACGCTGCCATCGACGCCATGACCGACAAGCTCGATCGTCAGGTCCTCAAGTACAAGCAGAAGGTCCAGGGGCACAGCAACGAAGCGCTCAAGCACCAAAGCATCGAATCGTGA